From a region of the Streptomyces venezuelae genome:
- a CDS encoding aminoglycoside phosphotransferase family protein: protein MYAATSSVSAPVRSHRTLPAGGGPYLEPGRPSAPAQGAVRARRMPGTGSLPVSGRIDLSGPQGAQLRTALASVQRICPEFAPVQVLRRSGRSVLLVGTTGRMTAVAKVLLDHSPEWRERYRHEIAAYRTFVRHRPPVRVPRLIAADPENCTLVVERMAGRVAALQRHPVEPPPRVDLRAALGAVCRVNQWRPPTELFGTPLNYARRIARDYELGLLTDRDLGDLQKLLHGVKLSGTALQFNHGDALLSNLLLSPAGPVLLDWEHAGWYLPGYDLATLWTVLGDAPAARAQISRLAQSAGPAARDAFLVNLMLVLTREIRMSETAVQRSMLATTPAQPLPVGALSCGEEQRLLLRRLHDDAGMARRAVRAAVGTR, encoded by the coding sequence ATGTACGCAGCAACCTCCTCCGTGTCCGCACCGGTCCGGTCGCACCGCACGCTCCCGGCTGGCGGCGGCCCCTACCTCGAACCCGGCCGCCCGTCGGCACCGGCGCAAGGCGCCGTCCGGGCGCGGCGGATGCCGGGCACCGGGTCGCTGCCCGTCAGCGGAAGAATCGACCTCTCGGGGCCGCAGGGGGCGCAGCTGCGCACCGCGCTCGCCTCGGTGCAGCGGATCTGTCCGGAGTTCGCCCCGGTGCAGGTACTACGGCGCAGCGGCCGCTCGGTCCTCCTGGTCGGCACCACCGGGCGGATGACCGCCGTGGCCAAGGTTTTACTGGATCACTCGCCCGAGTGGCGTGAGCGCTACCGCCACGAAATAGCGGCATACCGGACCTTCGTCCGGCACCGCCCGCCGGTCCGGGTGCCGCGGCTGATCGCCGCCGACCCCGAGAACTGCACGCTCGTGGTGGAGCGGATGGCCGGCCGGGTCGCCGCACTGCAGCGGCACCCGGTGGAGCCGCCGCCGCGGGTGGACCTGCGGGCGGCCCTGGGCGCGGTGTGCCGGGTCAACCAGTGGCGCCCGCCGACGGAGTTGTTCGGCACTCCGCTGAACTACGCGCGGCGGATCGCCCGCGACTACGAGCTGGGCCTGCTGACCGACCGGGACCTCGGCGACCTGCAGAAGCTGCTGCACGGCGTGAAGCTGTCGGGCACGGCGCTGCAGTTCAACCACGGTGACGCCCTGCTGTCGAACCTGCTGCTGTCGCCGGCCGGTCCGGTCCTGCTCGACTGGGAGCACGCCGGCTGGTACCTCCCGGGGTACGACCTGGCCACGCTCTGGACGGTCCTGGGCGACGCCCCGGCCGCCCGCGCCCAGATCAGCCGGCTCGCCCAGTCGGCCGGTCCGGCCGCACGGGACGCCTTCCTGGTCAATCTGATGCTGGTGCTGACCCGGGAGATCCGGATGTCCGAGACGGCGGTGCAGCGCTCGATGCTGGCGACCACCCCGGCCCAGCCCCTGCCGGTGGGCGCCCTGTCCTGCGGCGAGGAGCAGCGGCTGCTGCTCCGCCGCCTGCACGACGATGCGGGGATGGCGCGCCGGGCGGTCCGTGCGGCGGTCGGCACGCGCTGA
- a CDS encoding maleylpyruvate isomerase family mycothiol-dependent enzyme produces MDHVERLAPFRTEAAAFEKAVRRAFDLGEPVPAVPACPGWTVTDLVRHLGGVHRYLACVLRERLTVPPDPAGLTLPEVPGDPEALTDWFAQGARELAELFDELGPDTAVWTWSAQQTTGFWLRMQLIELAVHRWDAESATGTPGRLDQDVAADAVTQTIEVMAPARRGWQQPPPGTGERYRFRRTDGPQSWTVVLSGDEVLLDPDSTAPVDVEAAGTASDLALFLWRRLPPTALHVTGDAALLPYWFTLVPPV; encoded by the coding sequence ATGGATCACGTCGAGCGACTCGCACCCTTCAGGACCGAGGCGGCCGCGTTCGAGAAGGCGGTGCGCCGGGCTTTCGACCTCGGAGAGCCGGTGCCCGCCGTTCCCGCGTGCCCCGGCTGGACGGTCACCGACCTCGTCCGGCACCTGGGCGGAGTGCACCGCTATCTGGCCTGCGTCCTGCGCGAACGGCTCACCGTCCCGCCCGACCCCGCCGGCCTCACCCTCCCCGAGGTCCCCGGCGACCCGGAGGCGCTGACCGACTGGTTCGCCCAGGGCGCCCGGGAGCTGGCCGAGCTCTTCGACGAGCTGGGGCCGGACACGGCGGTCTGGACCTGGTCGGCGCAGCAGACCACGGGATTCTGGCTCCGGATGCAGCTGATCGAGCTGGCCGTGCACCGCTGGGACGCCGAATCCGCCACCGGCACCCCGGGCCGCCTCGACCAGGACGTGGCCGCCGACGCGGTGACCCAGACGATCGAGGTGATGGCCCCGGCCCGCCGCGGCTGGCAGCAGCCACCGCCGGGCACGGGGGAGAGGTACCGCTTCCGGCGTACCGACGGTCCGCAATCCTGGACGGTCGTCCTCTCGGGGGACGAGGTCCTGCTGGACCCGGATTCCACCGCCCCGGTGGACGTCGAGGCCGCCGGTACCGCCTCCGACCTCGCCCTGTTCCTCTGGCGCCGCCTCCCGCCCACCGCCCTGCACGTCACCGGCGACGCCGCCCTGCTCCCGTACTGGTTCACGCTCGTCCCCCCGGTCTGA
- the kstD gene encoding 3-oxosteroid 1-dehydrogenase has translation MSASASRTTPAALPSRRSVLAGTGAGVLAATVLPSATARAAGAQDGPPLGEYDVVVVGSGAAGMTAALTAAKRGLSVLVVEKAPTFGGSAARSGAGIWLPNNSVILGAGVPDTPQKAAAYLAAVVGPGVPADRQAAFLANGPRMLDFVMANSPLRFRFMEGYSDYYPNLPGGLPNGRSIEPDQIDGNVLGAELARLNPAYMPVPAGMVVFSQDYKWLNLAAVSAKGLAVSTECLARGTKAALRGEKPLTMGQALAAGLRAGLQRAGVPVWLDSPLVDLVQEGGAVTGVVVEQGGVRGTVRARRGVVIGSGGFEHNAEMRAQYQQQPIGTQWSVGAKENTGDGIRAGQRAGASLALMEDAWWGPSIPLPGEPYFCLAERTLPGGLIVNANGARFVNEAAPYSDVVHVMYEKDRGAAGSHIPAWLIVDQHYRNKYLFKDILPTLPFPDSWYQAGAAKKAWTWDALAGQIGVPAAALRATLGRFNAQAWSGDDTDFHRGDTAYDHYYTDPNVHPNSCLAPVWVPPFYAFKIVPGDLGTKGGIVTDARARALRPDGSVIPGLYAAGNASAAVMGHSYAGAGSTIGPAMTFGYVAANAIADA, from the coding sequence ATGTCCGCGAGCGCTTCACGCACCACCCCCGCCGCCCTCCCGTCCAGACGCTCGGTCCTCGCCGGTACGGGCGCCGGGGTGCTCGCCGCCACCGTGCTGCCGTCCGCCACCGCCCGGGCCGCCGGCGCCCAGGACGGGCCGCCGCTCGGCGAGTACGACGTCGTCGTGGTCGGGTCCGGGGCCGCGGGGATGACCGCCGCGCTCACCGCCGCGAAGCGGGGGCTGAGCGTACTGGTCGTGGAGAAGGCCCCGACCTTCGGCGGGTCGGCCGCCCGGTCGGGTGCCGGTATCTGGCTGCCCAACAACTCGGTGATCCTGGGTGCGGGGGTGCCGGACACCCCGCAGAAGGCGGCCGCGTACCTCGCGGCCGTCGTCGGACCCGGGGTGCCGGCCGACCGGCAGGCCGCGTTCCTCGCCAACGGGCCGCGGATGCTCGACTTCGTGATGGCCAACAGCCCGCTGAGGTTCCGCTTCATGGAGGGCTACAGCGACTACTACCCGAATCTGCCGGGCGGGCTGCCGAACGGCCGCTCCATCGAGCCGGACCAGATCGACGGCAACGTCCTCGGCGCCGAACTGGCCCGCCTGAACCCGGCGTACATGCCGGTCCCGGCCGGGATGGTGGTCTTCAGCCAGGACTACAAGTGGCTGAACCTGGCGGCGGTGAGCGCCAAGGGGCTCGCCGTCTCCACCGAGTGCCTGGCGCGCGGTACGAAGGCGGCGCTGCGCGGCGAGAAGCCCCTCACGATGGGCCAGGCCCTGGCGGCCGGACTGCGCGCCGGGCTGCAGCGGGCCGGGGTTCCGGTGTGGCTGGACAGCCCGCTGGTGGACCTGGTCCAGGAGGGCGGCGCGGTCACCGGCGTGGTGGTGGAGCAGGGGGGCGTACGAGGCACCGTACGGGCGCGGCGCGGGGTGGTCATCGGCTCGGGCGGGTTCGAGCACAACGCGGAGATGCGGGCGCAGTACCAGCAGCAGCCGATCGGCACCCAGTGGTCGGTGGGCGCGAAGGAGAACACCGGCGACGGGATCCGGGCGGGGCAGCGGGCCGGGGCCTCGCTGGCGCTGATGGAGGACGCCTGGTGGGGGCCGTCGATCCCGCTGCCCGGGGAGCCGTACTTCTGCCTGGCCGAACGGACCCTGCCGGGCGGGCTGATCGTGAACGCGAACGGCGCACGGTTCGTCAACGAGGCGGCGCCGTACAGCGACGTGGTGCACGTGATGTACGAGAAGGACCGGGGTGCGGCCGGTTCGCACATTCCGGCGTGGCTGATCGTGGATCAGCACTACCGCAACAAGTACCTGTTCAAGGACATCCTGCCGACGCTGCCCTTCCCGGACTCCTGGTACCAGGCGGGCGCGGCGAAGAAGGCGTGGACCTGGGACGCGCTGGCCGGTCAGATCGGGGTGCCGGCTGCGGCGCTGCGGGCGACGCTGGGCCGGTTCAACGCGCAGGCGTGGAGCGGTGACGACACCGACTTCCACCGGGGCGACACGGCGTACGACCACTACTACACGGACCCGAACGTGCACCCGAACTCGTGTCTGGCACCCGTCTGGGTCCCGCCGTTCTACGCGTTCAAGATCGTGCCGGGGGACCTCGGCACGAAGGGCGGCATCGTCACGGACGCCCGGGCGCGGGCCCTGCGCCCGGACGGTTCGGTGATCCCGGGCCTGTACGCGGCCGGCAACGCGAGTGCGGCGGTGATGGGCCACAGCTACGCGGGGGCCGGATCGACGATCGGGCCCGCGATGACCTTCGGCTACGTGGCGGCGAACGCCATCGCGGACGCGTGA